One stretch of Nesterenkonia halotolerans DNA includes these proteins:
- a CDS encoding IclR family transcriptional regulator encodes MANSPSGDAVLDRAMRLLAVLETRPSLPVGELIAAAGLPKTTGYRLVRQMRGMGLLGTSASGELVLGRRLWEIAQSAPINRTLRAAALPFMHDVNAVVRQTTQLAVLDEHGVLIVERLSRHGAVANPAEVATTMPAQLTSMGHVLLAHSPAHVLENWWAPRQELIIQTRPELRRELAEARSRGHALLAGVINEETAGVSVPVLDDKGYAMAALTVVVPRDSPEIPQFLMALQTAGRGISRAIEGMER; translated from the coding sequence GCTAATTCGCCCAGTGGTGACGCGGTGCTGGACCGCGCGATGCGGCTGCTGGCAGTGCTGGAGACCCGACCCAGTCTTCCCGTCGGTGAGCTCATCGCCGCGGCAGGTCTGCCCAAGACCACCGGCTACCGGCTGGTGCGGCAGATGCGCGGCATGGGGCTGCTCGGCACCTCCGCCTCCGGGGAGCTGGTGCTCGGCCGGCGGCTCTGGGAGATCGCGCAGAGCGCCCCGATCAACCGCACGCTGCGCGCCGCCGCGCTGCCCTTCATGCACGACGTCAACGCGGTGGTGCGCCAGACCACCCAGCTGGCGGTGCTCGACGAGCACGGGGTGCTCATCGTGGAGCGGCTCTCCCGCCATGGGGCGGTGGCCAACCCCGCAGAGGTGGCGACCACGATGCCCGCACAGCTGACCTCGATGGGACATGTGCTGCTCGCTCATTCTCCCGCGCATGTCCTGGAGAACTGGTGGGCACCGCGGCAGGAGCTGATCATCCAGACGCGTCCGGAGCTGCGCCGAGAACTCGCCGAAGCGCGTTCCCGAGGCCACGCGCTGCTGGCAGGGGTGATCAACGAGGAGACGGCCGGAGTCTCGGTCCCGGTGCTTGACGACAAGGGGTACGCGATGGCGGCGCTGACGGTGGTGGTGCCCCGTGATTCGCCGGAGATCCCCCAGTTCCTGATGGCGCTGCAGACCGCGGGTCGTGGGATCAGCCGCGCGATCGAGGGAATGGAGCGCTGA